ATGAAAAAATATATTCCTATGACGTTACAAGGTTTTAAAAAATTACAAACAAAATTATATCAATTAAAAAATATTGAGAGACCAAACATTATTAATGCTATACAAGAAGCAAGAAAACATGGCGATCTTAAAGAAAATGCTGAATACAAGGCTGCACGTGAAACACAAAGTTTTTGTGAAGGTCAGATAAAGGATATAGAAATTAAATTATCCCAGTCGCAAATAATAGATATAACAAAAATAACTTATGATAATAAGGTTATTTTTGGTGCTACTGTTGTATTACATCATTTTTTAATGCATAAAAATATTACTTATAAAATTGTAGGTGATGACGAATCTAATTTAAAGGACCATTTAATTTCCATTAATGCACCAATTTCTAGAGCATTAATTGGTAAAAAAAAACAAGATATTCTTTTTGTACAAACACCAAGAGGTGTAATAAAGTATAAAATATTAGATATCCAATATATTTAATTCTAAACTAAATACTAAAAACAATTTGACTTTATTAACTAAAATAGTATAATAAATTCTAAGTCAATAATCTTATAAAAAGTTATTGCAGGTTCTTTAATAATTTATCAGAAAATTTATGTGGGCATTCTATTTTATAGAATTTTAGTATTGTATAAAAATTTTGAGTTTTTAATTGAAGAGTTTGATCATGGCTCAGATTGAACGCTGGCGGCAAGCCTAACACATGCAAGTCGTGCGGCAACGAGATAGAAATTATGTAAATTTTTTTTATTGTCGGCGAGCGGCGAACGGGTGAGTAATATCTGGGGATCTGCCTTATAGATTGGGATAACTATTGGAAACGATAGCTAATACCAAATAATATCGCAAGATTAAAGGTGGGGGATCTTTTAAGACCTCATGCTGTAAGAGGAACCCAGACGGGATTAGCTTGTAGGTAAGGTAATAGCTTACCTAGGCAACGATCTCTAGCTGGTCTGAGAGGATGATCAGCCACACTGGAACTGAGACACGGTCCAGACTCCTACGGGAGGCAGCAGTGGGGAATATTGCACAATGGGCGAAAGCCTGATGCAGCTATGCCGCGTGTATGAAGAAGGCCTTCGGGTTGTAAAGTACTTTCAATAAGGAAGAAGCAATAAAATCTAATATATTTTACTGTTGACGTTACTTATAAAAGAAGCACCGGCTAACTCCGTGCCAGCAGCCGCGGTAATACGGAGGGTGCTAGCGTTAATCGGAATTACTGGGCGTAAAGAGCACGTAGGCGGTTTATTAAGTCAGATGTGAAATCCCTAAGCTTAACTTAGGAACTGCATTTGAAACTAATTTACTTGAGTATCATAGAGGGGAGTAGAATTCCAGGTGTAGCGGTGAAATGCGTAGATATCTGGAGGAATACCGGTGGCGAAGGCGACTCCCTGGATGAATACTGACGCTCAGGTGCGAAAGCATGGGGAGCAAACAGGATTAGATACCCTGGTAGTCCATTGCTGTAAACGATGTCGACTTGGAGGTTGTGAGCTTGTCTCGTAACTTCCGTAGCTAACGCGTTAAGTCGACCGCCTGGGGAGTACGACCGCAAGGTTAAAACTCAAATGAATTGACGGGGGCCCGCACAAGCGGTGGAGCATGTGGTTTAATTCGATGCAACGCGAAGAACCTTACCTGGTCTTGACATCCATGGAATTTAATAGAGATATTTTAGTGCCTTCGGGAACCATGAGACAGGTGCTGCATGGCTGTCGTCAGCTCGTGTTGTGAAATGTTGGGTTAAGTCCCGCAACGAGCGCAACCCTTGTCCTTTGTTGCCAACGGCTTGGCCGGGAACTCAAAGGAGACTGCTGGTGATAAGCCGGAGGAAGGTGGGGATGACGTCAAGTCATCATGGCCCTTACGACCAGGGCTACACACGTGCTACAATGGTATATACAAAGGGCAGCATCCTCGTAAGAGTAAGCGAATCTCATAAAATATATCTTAGTTCGGATTGGAGTCTGCAACTCGACTCTATGAAGTCGGAATCGCTAGTAATCGTAGATCAGAATGCTACGGTGAATACGTTCCCGGGCCTTGTACACACCGCCCGTCACACCATGGGAGTGAGTTGTAAAAGAAGTAAGTTGTTTAACCATAAAAGGAGAACGCTTACCACTTTGTGATTCATGACTGGGGTGAAGTCGTAACAAGGTAACCGTAGGGGAACCTGTGGTTGGATCACCTCCTTTAATATAATTAATNNNNNNNNNNNNNNNNNNNNNNNNNNNNNNNNNNNNNNNNNNNNNNNNNNNNNNNNNNNNNNNNNNNNNNNNNNNNNNNNNNNNNNNNNNNNNNNTATGTTCTTTAAAAA
This region of Enterobacteriaceae endosymbiont of Macroplea appendiculata genomic DNA includes:
- the greA gene encoding transcription elongation factor GreA, whose translation is MKKYIPMTLQGFKKLQTKLYQLKNIERPNIINAIQEARKHGDLKENAEYKAARETQSFCEGQIKDIEIKLSQSQIIDITKITYDNKVIFGATVVLHHFLMHKNITYKIVGDDESNLKDHLISINAPISRALIGKKKQDILFVQTPRGVIKYKILDIQYI